The following proteins are encoded in a genomic region of Hydra vulgaris chromosome 05, alternate assembly HydraT2T_AEP:
- the LOC136080128 gene encoding uncharacterized protein LOC136080128, translated as MSRIIKTTNDGKKSINCNSLPKKLIINNCKIVNESLIAQSFNHAFVNSGVNLASKIKFNKSDFKSYRTANNAIIENNKLTEKELLNAASNLKPNKGLGVDDVCSNVLIKSISNLKFPLMHIFTLSLEQGIFPDKLKLARVVPVFKSGDDTSISNYRPISILPCLSKLLEYIM; from the coding sequence ATGAGTCGAATTATAAAGACTACAAACGatggtaaaaaaagtataaattgtAACAGTCTtcctaaaaaacttattataaataactgcAAAATTGTTAATGAATCTTTAATTGCTCAATCGTTTAATCATGCATTTGTTAATTCAGGCGTAAATTtagcatcaaaaattaaatttaataaatcagatTTTAAATCATACCGAACCGCTAATAATGccataatagaaaataataaattaactgaaaaagaattattaaatgcTGCCTCTAATTTAAAACCAAACAAAGGTCTAGGCGTTGACGATGTTTGCAGTaatgtattaataaaatcaatttctaatttaaaatttccgCTTATGCATATTTTTACTTTGTCTCTTGAACAAGGAATCTTTCCTGATAAACTTAAACTTGCAAGAGTGGTACCAGTCTTTAAATCTGGAGATGATACCAGCATTTCCAATTACAGACCAATCTCTATACTACCATgcctttcaaaactattagaATACATTATGTAG